In one Gadus morhua chromosome 7, gadMor3.0, whole genome shotgun sequence genomic region, the following are encoded:
- the LOC115547174 gene encoding von Willebrand factor A domain-containing protein 7, with amino-acid sequence MRASSYFVVCCVLLNPGALGFAILPGNSLNHQEITEEAILSATLLACRDIAQSVGTVFTFPPGTLTAGAVAVACSSAESSKSFRRAIFGITARNVRVDLRHALNASFHFDDEMFLGGRRIIATGLTSVKASNREGNFETAREILGEILHPLQDFYSHSNWVELGNRSPHPGLLRADADLGSMAAESRPTCRNCVGEDCSDNILEDILREGVLTSGYFAIVPLVSTKPPGKCSHGGGPDQTSTLEPRGGINKDTASASHGHLHRAAARLATAATAQLLADVAQAAGETDFLRMMGVFSGSSKALVFVVDTTESMSDDLPAVKAATETLVTTQEGTPDEPSVYILVPFGDPGFGPLMRTTDSKAFMTRLNALTARGGGDSAEMSLSALKLALTAAPSDSEIFLFTDASAKDTNLKGPVIALMERTQTVVNFMLTGTSEENSGPPSRGSSAEALLYRQLAQASGGLAIEVTKSELTEAISIITASSADSLVTLLQASRSPGRDETFSFPVDESVRSLTVYITGGSMSFTISNPSGESQSSTVQNGPLGVFRSVGNLNALKLKTQVGEWTVELVSSNPYTLKVTGQSDVDFLFDFVEMSEGPFAGLDVLGSRPRAGASGTLLLSLTAPQAALTEVLLVEPRGGGAVGGRLEPRGGGEVLARFSAVPAGAFGVRVQGRGGAPGGIFQRQAPGVLRSSNITVRSESENIIVPGTPFLVRFTVTTGDVGGNFSIQVTDDRGFVTDSPARLELVAGGEANGTVTLSVPRNTPSGSDVTLTIQAEAPGGADANYVVERYSVVNTVTDFQPPSCTLVLREGSCEGNCSQAGDWAVVVDVADASGVGRLALLQGNGTLSSAVVGLGAGGQNASRVTYRASCCSPEAELLAVDGVGNVGSCPYSARGPAPAAQSPGAALTPSCLGSGLALVLALALVWPAGV; translated from the exons ATGAGAGCATCGTCGTATTTCGTTGTCTGTTGCGTTCTGCTGAACCCCGGGGCTCTCGGCTTTGCCATATTGCCCGGGAATTCCCTGAATCACCAGGAAATAACTGAAGAGGCAATATTAAGTGCCACGCTTCTGGCTTGCCGCGATATTGCACAATCCGTGGGAACAGTTTTTACCTTTCCT ccaGGGACCCTGACTGCAGGGGCCGTTGCAGTTGCATGCTCCTCGGCAGAATCCTCCAAGAGTTTCCGCAGAGCTATCTTTGGCATCACGGCTAGGAACGTGCGGGTGGACCTCCGCCACGCCCTCAACGCCAGCTTCCACTTCGACGACGAGATGTTTCTTGGCGGGAGGAGAATCATCGCGACGGGTCTGACGTCCGTCAAGGCCAGCAACAGAGAGGGCAACTTcgagacagccagagagatcCTGGGAGAGATTCTACACCCCTTACAG GACTTCTACAGCCACAGCAACTGGGTGGAGCTGGGGAACCGATCGCCCCATCCCGGCCTGCTCCGCGCCGACGCTGACCTGGGGAGCATGGCAG CGGAGAGCCGTCCCACCTGCCGGAACTGTGTGGGCGAGGACTGCTCTGACAACATCCTGGAGGACATCCTGCGGGAGGGGGTCCTGACCTCTGGGTACTTCGCCATCGTGCCGTTGGTCTCCACAAAACCACCCG GGAAGTGTAGCCACGGCGGGGGGCCGGACCAGACCAGCACCCTGGAGCCCCGCGGGGGGATCAACAAGGACACGGCCTCGGCCAGCCACGGGCACCTGCACCGGGCCGCCGCCCGCCTGGCCACCGCTGCCACCGCACAGCTGCTGGCCGACGTGGCGCAGGCGGCCGGGGAAACAGACTTCCTACG GATGATGGGCGTGTTCAGCGGCTCCAGCAAGGCGCTGGTCTTCGTGGTCGACACCACGGAGAGCATGAGCGACGACCTGCCGGCGGTGAAGGCGGCGACGGAGACGCTGGTGACCACTCAAGAGGGAACGCCCGATGAGCCCTCGGTCTACATACTTGTTCCCTTCGGAGATCCGG GCTTTGGGCCGCTGATGAGAACCACCGACTCCAAGGCCTTCATGACTCGACTCAACGCACTGACAGCCCGCGGGGGGGGCGACTCCGCTGAGATGAGCCTTTCTGCTCTCAAG TTGGCCTTGACGGCAGCGCCCTCTGATTCTGAGATCTTCCTCTTCACGGACGCATCTGCTAAAGACACAAACCTTAAAGGGCCAGTGATCGCCCTGATGGAGCGGACCCAGACTGTG GTGAACTTCATGCTGACGGGCACCTCTGAGGAGAACAGCGGCCCGCCGAGCCGGGGGTCCTCAGCTGAAGCTCTACTTTACAGGCAGCTAGCTCAGGCTTCAGGAGGTCTGGCTATTGAAGTGACAAAGAGCGAGCTAACTGAAGCCATCAGCATTATAACGGCGTCCTCTGCTGACTCCCTG GTGACTCTTCTCCAGGCTTCCCGGAGCCCAGGGAGAGATGAGACCTTCTCGTTCCCCGTGGACGAGTCCGTACGAAGTCTCACTGTTTACATCACTGGAGGTTCCATGAGCTTTACCATCAGCAACCCCTCAG GCGAGTCTCAGAGCAGTACCGTGCAAAACGGACCATTAGGTGTTTTCCGGTCTGTAGGAAATTTAAATGCGTTGAAACTAAAAACCCAAGTGGGAGAGTGGACTGTGGAACTGGTGTCATCCAACCCTTACACTCTGAAGGTCACAG GCCAGAGTGACGTTGACTTCCTGTTTGACTTCGTGGAGATGTCCGAAGGCCCCTTCGCTGGCCTCGACGTGTTGGGGTCCCGGCCCAGAGCAG GGGCGAGCGGGACCCTGCTGCTGTCGCTGACCGCCCCCCAGGCCGCCCTCACGGAGGTGTTGCTGGTGGAGccgcggggcgggggggcggtgggggggcggCTGGAGccccggggcgggggggaggtccTGGCCCGCTTCAGCGCCGTGCCGGCGGGGGCCTTCGGGGTCCGCGTGCAGGGCCGcgggggggcccccggggggatCTTCCAGAGGCAGGCCCCCGGCGTCCTACGGAGCTCCAACATCACCGTCAGG TCCGAGTCGGAGAACATCATAGTTCCAGGAACGCCGTTCCTGGTCCGCTTCACCGTGACGACGGGCGATGTGGGAGGCAACTTCTCCATCCAGGTGACGGACGACCGGGGCTTCGTCACCGACTCCCCCGCCCGCCTGGAGCTGGTTGCCGGGGGCGAGGCCAACGGGACGGTGACTCTCTCGGTGCCCCGCAACACCCCgtcaggaagtgatgtcacccTGACCATCCAGGCGGAGGCACCGGGAGGAGCCGACGCCAACTACGTGGTGGAGCGCTACTCCGTCGTCAACACG gTGACAGACTTCCAGCCCCCCTCCTGCACCCTGGTCCTTCGGGAGGGCTCCTGTGAGGGTAACTGCAGCCAGGCGGGGGActgggcggtggtggtggacgtgGCGGACGCGTCGGGGGTGGGCCGGCTGGCCCTGCTGCAGGGCAACGGCACCCTGAGCTCGGCGGTGGTGGGGCTGGGCGCGGGGGGGCAGAACGCCAGCCGGGTGACCTACCGggcctcctgctgctccccggAGGCCGAGCTGCTGGCCGTGGACGGGGTGGGCAACGTGGGCTCCTGCCCCTACAGCGCCCGGGGCCCGGCCCCCGCGGCCCAGTCCCCGGGGGCCGCCCTCACCCCGTCCTGCCTGGGCTCGGGCCTGGCTCTggtcctggccctggccctggtcTGGCCGGCCGGGGTGTGA
- the LOC115547175 gene encoding coronin-6, translating to PPSRLYKLHDKKCEPITMTVPRKSDLFQDDLYPDTAGPEPALEPEEWMEGRDEEPTLVSMRMGYVPPKSRELKVARKNVLDSRPSTRRSVSACDANSLPPQVLERLLEELQNLKSTVLSQEKRICDLENKLSQYTNGTA from the exons cctccctccaggctcTACAAGCTCCATGACAAGAAGTGTGAGCCCATCACCATGACGGTGCCCAGGAAG tcgGACCTATTCCAGGACGACCTGTACCCGGACACGGCGGGGCCCGAGCCGGCCCTGGAGCCTGAGGAGTGGATGGAGGGCCGGGACGAGGAGCCCACGCTGGTCTCCATGAGGATGGGCTACGTGCCCCCAAAGAGCCGCGAGCTCAAAGTGGCCCGCAAGAACGTTCTGGACTCCAGACCCAGCACCCGGCGCAGCGTGTCCGCCTGCGACGCCAACAGCCTGCCg ccccaggttCTAGAgcggctgctggaggagctccaGAACCTCAAGTCCACCGTGCTGTCTCAGGAGAAGAGGATATGTGACCTGGAGAACAAGCTCTCCCAGTACACCAACGGAACAGCctga